AATTAAGCATAAAGCCCGAGGTGCTGGAGAAGGTGCTCGGTTCGAATGCAAAAGCATTGATTTCCAAAATAAAGGCGGAGGTAAAAAAGGATGACAACACGTAAGGCGGTGGTAGAGTGTGAGATCCATCAAGAGGTAGGCTGGATTCACCTGAATCGCCCCGAGCGGTTAAATGCGGTGATTCCACAATTGGTAGAGGAGCTGTATGGATCGCTCGACAAGTTGGAACGGAAAGGAGTAAGGGCAGCAATACTGGCTGGCCGCGGGAATGCTTTTTGTGCAGGACATGATTTGCGGCATGAAGAAAAGCCTGCAAATGAGGCTGAGCTTCGCCTTAATTTACAGAAGATTCAGGATATAACCCGAAAGATCCAGCGTGTTCCTTTCCCGGTGATCGCTGCGGTCCATGGTTATGCATTAGGAGCAGGGTGTGAGTTTGCGCTCGGATGCGATTTGATCATCGCCGCTCAAGATGCCGAATTCGGCTTTCCCGAAGTGAGTGTGGGACTTAGTGTTACCGGAGGGATTTCGCATATCCTTCCCATCACGATCGGACTGGTCCGGGCGAAAGAATTGCTGTTTTCGGGCGAAAGGTTTGGTGCATCGCAAGCACTGCAGTTAGGACTCGTCAACAAGGTAGTGGATCATAAAGTGTTAGCTGAAGAAGCTGACAAGTGGGCGAAACGGTTAGCAGAGCTCCCGCAAGTAGCGCTTGCAAAAGCCAAATTTGCGCTAAATCGCGGGGCACAATGCGATCTGGAGGCAGCTTTTGAATTGGAGATCGAGCATGCGCTGGCAACCGTGCAAACGATTGAATCCAAGCAGGCGGCTGAAGGGTTCCGAAAAAAAGGATCGGTTTAGAGAAGGAGGGCTGAAACCTTTTGGACGTGCAAGAAATCAAGTCTTTGACGGCACGGGCGGCCAAACGATGGGGAGAAAAAATCGGGCTTGTCTTTGATGAATGGAATGAACAACTGTCATTTAAGGAGATAGAAGACCGTTCCAACCAAATCGCCAACATGCTCCAAGTGCTGGGCGTTGGCTATGGGGATCGGGTAGCCGTCATGCTGAGGAACCAGCCGGAATTCCCGCTTACCTGGCTGGCGTTGGCAAAACTAGGCGCGAATATCGTGCCGATAAATATAAATTACAAAGAGTACGATGCACAGTATATCCTCCACCACTCCGAAGCAATCGTTATCGTCACTTCACAGGAGTTTTTATCCCTGCTACAGAAGATCAGACCTTCCTTACAAACCCTCCAAACAATCCTCTCAGTAGACCAATCAGACGATCCCAACGTTGTCGATTTCAGAGCAATGTGTGAGACAGCGCCCACGACTCCAACAGCGCTTACCGTTTTTCCTGAAACTTTAGTCAACATCCAGTATACATCCGGCACGACAGGCTTCCCCAAAGGGTGTATGCTCTCACATGAATATTGGCTCACCATAGCAAACAAGATGGTCGAGCAGCATCCCCATTTGACCCATTCAGATGTACTGTTAACGGCGCAGCCCTTTTACTATATGGACCCGCAGTGGAATTTGCTGGGGGCAATCGCTGTAGGGGCAAAGCTTGTGGTTCTCGATCGATTTCATCCCTCTACATTTTGGCAGAAAGTACGGCAATATGGCGTTACTTTTTTCTACTGTCTGGGAATCATGCCCACGCTCATGGTCAAAGCACCACGCTCACCATTTGACAGGGAAAATAACGTTCGCACCATCCTTTGCTCGGCCATTCCCCCGCATCTGCACCGCGAATTGGAAGAGCGATGGGGCGCGCCATGGTATGAGGTTTTTGGCATGACAGAGACAGGCGGAGATATTTCGGTTAAACCACAAGATCATGACCGATTGCTCGGAACAGGCTGCATCGGAAAACCGGATAAAGACCGGACTGTCCGCATTGTTGATACTCAAAATCGCCCCGTTTCGAGGGGGGAGGTTGGCGAGCTCCTCCTGCGCGGCTTGGGGATGATGGATGGCTACTATAAAGATCCTGATGCGACTTGCGCTGCCTTTCAGGGCGGCTGGTTCCACACCGGAGATTTGGTGCGAATGGACGAAGACGGATACATCTATTATGTCGGCAGAAAAAAGGAGATGATTCGCCGGAGTGGGGAAAATATTTCGGCTACTGAGGTTGAGGAAGTCATGAAAATGCATCCGGCTGTGCAATATGCCGCCTGCCTTCCATTGAAGGACGAAATACGCGGGGAAGAAATCAAGGCATACGTGGTAGTGAAAGCGGGCCAAACGGTGTCTCCTCATGAATTGATCTCTCATTGCACCGAGCATCTTGCTTACTACAAGGTTCCACGATATTGGGAATACCGTAGTGAATTGCCTCGTACCCCATCTGAGCGTATAGCCAAGCATGTACTGGCGAACGAAAAAGCAGATCTTCGCATCGGTTCCTATGATCGAATGGATGATACATGGAGATAACCTGCAAATGGAGAGGAAGATATGAATGAATAGTTGGGTAAAGGTACTGAAAGAGCTGACAGAGGCTTCCGGCGTTCCCGGACAAGAACAGGAAGTGCGAGAATTAATACGCATGCACTTGGAACCGCTTACAGAAAAAGTGTTCACAGATAATCTGGGAAGCATAATCGGTCAGAAAACAGGCCTGGCCAATGGACCGAAAATCATGATGATGGGCCATATGGATGAAGTGGGGTTCATGGTAACGCGTGTGATGAAGGATGGATTCATCGCCTTCCAGCCGCTTGGTGGCTGGTGGTCGCAGGTGATGCTGGCACAGCGCGTGAACATTAAAACACGCAAAGGGGATATTGTCGGCGTAATCGGGTCAAAACCGCCGCATCTGCTGTCTTCGGAAGAACGAAAGAAAGTGGTTGAAATCGAGCGGATGTACATCGATATCGGAGCATCCAGCGAAGAACAGGCAAAGGAGCTGGGAATTCGCCCGGGTGATCCAATTGTACCGATCTGCCCTTTCACGGTGATGGCAAATGACAAGATGTATATGGCAAAAGCGCTCGATAATCGCGGCGGTTGTCTGACAGCCATTGAAGTGATGAAACAGTTGCAAGAAACGGATCATCCCAACATCGTATTTAGCGGCGCTACTGCACAAGAAGAAGTGGGATGCCGCGGCGCATTCACGAGCACCTATATGGTGCAGCCGGATCTATTCATTGCATTGGAGACGGGGATAACGTTTGACACGCCGGGAAGAGCCGACTCTCCTAATTTGCCTGATATCAAGTGCGGTGGCGGGCCTACGATTGGTCTATTCGACGGCTCGCTCGTGCCCAATCGGAAGTTGCGGGATCTGTTATTTGATACGGCGGAAGAGGAAGGCATCCCGTATCAATATGGTGCTATTGCAGGTGCGGGTACGGACGCAGGAGCAGCTCATATGGTTGGCAAAGGGGCTCCATCCATCGTCATTGCAATCCCTGCGCGTTATATCCACAGTCACGCTTCGATTCTCCATCATGATGATGTGGAAAATACGGTCAAATTGCTGACGGCTCTCGTCAAAAAGCTGGATCAAAAAACGGTTGATTGGCTCAAATCGTAGGGGGCGAGGATATTTCCCAAACAAGGGAGTGGTGTCATTCATGTGGATAAGAAAGCGGGAAAGCGCCACGTTTGTGAGCATTGTCCTTTCCTGTTTCGTACTGCTGGCAATCGTGTCCGGCTGCGATGCACCTGCAACGAAACAAGGTACGGATGTAGGAAATAAAGATGCCAGTATATCCGAGAAAAAGGGAGGAACGATCACCGTCGCGATCGGCAGTGAACCAGATACACTCGATGTCCACAAATCGACAACGTTAAGCACGGAGGGGGTCGCACTCAATCTAGGGGGGGCTCTCCTTTACAGAGATCCCCAAACAAATGAGGTTAATCCCCATCTGGCGGAATCGTACTCCATTTCGGAAGATGGGAAGACATGGACATTTCGGATTCGCAAAGGCGTTACCTTTCATGATGGGACACTGCTTACTGCACAGGCGTACAAGCGAACGTTTGAGCGGGCCATGTCTCCGGAAATCGCTCCGAAAGGCGTAGGGATGGTTCTTGGCATCATCAAATCGATTAAAACACCAGATGATCAGACCCTTATTTTGGAGTTGAATGAACCGTCTGCCACACTCCTCACCTATTTCACTTCCGCGAGCTGGATGCAGCCACTCTCGGTGGACGCTGTGCAAAAGTTTGGGGATCAATACGGAAGGAATCCGGTCGGTGTCGGTCCATGGAAGATGGAGGGCTGGAAATCAGGAGATTCAATCACGCTGATTCAGAATGATGCGTATCGCTGGGCAACGCCCTTCTTTAAAAATCAAGGAGCACCGAGGCCGGACAAATTAGTTCTGAAATTGATTCGAAATCCGCAAACGGCTGTCGCTGCTTTGGAAAGCGGAACCATCGACATCGCTGATCTGCCTGCGAAAGACGCGAAGAAATTCAAGAACAACGATCGTTTTACCGTACTGGAGCAGACAAAGCGCGGTTTGGGGCTGTTTGTCGAGCTGAACTTGAAAAACGAAATTTTACAAGATAAAAACGTACGCAAAGCGTTGCAAATGGCAGTAAAGAAAGAGGCTATCGTGCAGTCGCATCTGCAAGGCGAAGGAATTGTTGCAGATGGACCGCTGCCAGCAAATTTGTTCGGATACGATCAATCCATTGCCCAATATGCATACAAATACAACCCCGAGGAAGCGGTGAAGCTCCTGGAAGAAGCCGGATGGAAACTGAATGCACAAGGGATGAGGGAGAAAGCAGGAAAACCGCTTCATCTCGAATTGTTGAGTATGGAAGTATGGTCTCAACCTGCCCAGTTGATGCAAGGAATGTTCAAAGCAATTGGGGTAGACGTGAAAATCATTACTCTGGAAGGCAGCGCAGTCGACCAGTTAACTGCTGCCGGCACATTTGACTTGGCGCTGGATGGATACGTCGCTGATGACCCTGATATCTTGTTTCCGTTCATGCATTCAAGTCAGATCGGTGGGATGAATCGTTCAGCTATCCATGACAAAACGATCGATTCCTTACTGGAAAAGGGACAGGTGACGATGAAGAGCGACGATAGAGCAAAAATCTATGAAGATCTTCAGAAGCGCGCTGTAGAGGAGGCGTTTTGGATTCCCATTTACACGGAAAAACGGTTTGTCGTGGTAAACAACCGTGTTCAGGGATTGATGCTTGATCCATCCGGACTGAAATGGTATCAGGACGTGTGGGTTAAGTAAGCGGAGAAACAAAAAACAAGGAGAACAGGTGATGAACAATCAGGAATGGATCGTGAGTTATGAGGAGTTTGTCCGAGAAACAATGTTGGGATGCAAGGTGCCTGGAGCTGCAATTGGAGTGGCCAAACACGGACAGCTCATTTATGCCAAAGGCTTCGGCTATCGAGATATTGAGCAAGGTCAGGTAGTGACAGTTGATACTTTGTTCGGAATCGCTTCGATTACGAAATCGTTCACCGCTATTGCGATCATGCAGCTACAGGAAGCCGGAAAACTGACGGTTGCCGATCCTGTTTCCCGTTTTCTGCCAGAGTTTCAAGTAAAAACGGGAAGTGGTGGAACGGAAGCAATCACCATTCACAACTTTCTAACTCATTCCTCCGGTTTGCCGCCATTATCTTGCGTCGATGAAGCACTCAAGCGTGGGATAAATACTTATGAGGAATTGATGACTTATATGGCACAACTGGAATTTCCTTTATTGGGCGCACCAGGTACGGAGTTCAGTTATTCCAATGATTGCTATACGCTACTGGGAGCAATTGTTGAGCGGGCAAGCGGCAAGCCATATTCGACGTATGTGAAGGAGCATATTCTCCAACCGGCGGGAATGCAGCATAGTTGCTTTTCTTTGGCGGAGTTGCACGGGTACGAGGATAGAACATCGCTATTTGAGACACCGCCGTTTCAATCATCCGGCGGATTAAAATCAACGCTCACCGATATGATGAGATACACCGAGCTGTTTCGAACGAAAGGTTTGATTGGCAAGGAACGGATTCTTCGCACGGAAAGTGTACAGCAGATGATCACCCCTTATTTCCGCTGCGAACAAAATCAATATTACGGGTATGGTGTAGCGATTACACCCAATTTCTACGGTGCTGTGATGCTGGGCCATAGCGGCAGAGAAAAAGGGATCCAAGCCCACATGAGTATCATCCCGGAATACGGACTGGCTACCGTGGTGCTCACTAATCTCAGTGGTTCGCCGGCTGCCGCATTGGCACATGGCACGTTTCACTGCATTGAGAATCGTCCGGCGAAATCAACGCATGTCACGTATAAGGAATATGACCTCCCGACAGAGCGTCTGCATGAATATGCGGGCGAGTATGGCTCTATGGAAGGAATTCATCTTCAGGTAAGCGTGGATGCAGGTACGCTGATCATAACGGTAGATCATTCGGACTCATTCTCTTTAAAAGCTATCGACGAAGACGTTTTTCTCGCGAACGTTGACGGGTCGGATCAAACCGTACGCTTTATACGAGACAAAAATCAAACGGTAATTCGCATGATGGGCTCTTATCGCCAAATTCCCAAGCGAGTTTAGCCATACGCATTCTGGAAGAGAGGAGTGAACGAATCATGAAACAGTACTTGTTGAATCGGGTGCTATCAGGAGTGATTGTCCTCCTCGGCATTTCCATCTTTTCGTTTGCGCTCGTTCATTTTATTCCTGGTGATCCGGTACGGATTATGATAGGGGAAAAGGCTACAAAAGCACAAGTGGAACAGTTGCGTGAACAAATGGGGCTAAATCAGCCCCTTCCTCATCAGTACCTGACCTACATGAAAAAAGTCATCCAAGGAGATTTCGGGACCTCCTTACAAACAGAAAGACCAGTCATCGTGGAAATAATGGAACGGTTTCCGGCAACGGCCAAACTAGCCTTTGCTGGGATTGGCATCGCGGTTGTCATTGGCTTAACGATGGGAATGATTGCTGCGAAATACAAGAATACACTCTTGGACTTTATGCTGATGGCGGCAGCTTCGATCGGATTATCGCTGCCGAGCTTCTGGCTGGGGTTAATCGTCATTATGTTATTTTCCGTTCAATTAGGCTGGTTTCCAATCGCGGGTGGTACGGGATGGAAGGATCTTGTTTTGCCTGCGTGTACCTTGGGCGTTTTGTCTTCCGCGATGATCAGCCGACTGACGCGTTCAGGTATGGTCGAAGTGCTTTCCCATGATTACATTCGAACGGCACGGGCCAAGGGCTTAAGGGAGTCGATCATCCTATTCCGACACGCGTTGTGCAATGTCATGATTCCTGTTGTTACGGTGGTGGGCTTGCAAATCGCGACTTTGCTGGGCGGGGCAGTTATCATCGAACAAGTGTTCAACTGGCCTGGAATTGGCACATTAGCTATCGGAGCGATTTCAGCCCGTGATTTTCCGATGATTCAGGGCATTGTGCTGCTGATGGGCTTCATCTATGTCGTGGTAAATATGATGGTCGACTTGCTGTATGGTTTGATTGATCCGCGTGTCGACCTCATTACGGAAAAGGAGGGGCGGTAAATTGAATGATGTGAGCAAAACCGCCGCACATGGGGCGACGCATGCCAAATCCCCGATGTTTCCCACGCTTGCATTTTGGGGGGAAATCAAGAAACAGCGAGCAGCAAAACTAAGCTTGGTGGTGCTTTTACTTATATCTGCGATTGGAATCGTCGGGCCTTGGATCGCTCCTTATGACCCTACTGAAAGTAACTACGATGCCTTTTTGCAAGGACCGTCTGCCAAGCATGTTCTCGGAACGGATGCGATCGGCCGCGATTTACTTTCCCGTATTTTATACGGAACGCGCGTTACGCTTGTGGTTGCTGTCATGGCGGTCGGCATCACAGTAGTGGCAGGAACGATGATTGGTGTCATCAGTGCGTATGTGGGAGGATTCATTGATCACCTGCTCATGCGGATTATGGATATTTTGCTCGCCTTGCCGGGGATCATTTTGGCCTTGGCCATTGTCGCGGCGCTTGGACCGAGTCAAACCAATGCGATGATCGCAATCGGCATTTCTTCCATTCCCAGCTTTGCACGTCTGATCAGGGCAGCGACGCTCGTCATCATGTCGTCTGGATATGTGGAAGCCAGCAGATCGATCGGCACGCCGAGCTGGTGGATCATTCTTTTTCAGGTGATCCCCAATATTACGAATGTATTGTTCGTTTACATGACACTGTTCGTCGGGGGAGCGATTCTCGATACGGCTGCATTGGGCTTTATCGGCTTGGGCGCACAGCCGCCGACGCCCGAA
This genomic stretch from Brevibacillus brevis harbors:
- a CDS encoding enoyl-CoA hydratase/isomerase family protein, producing MTTRKAVVECEIHQEVGWIHLNRPERLNAVIPQLVEELYGSLDKLERKGVRAAILAGRGNAFCAGHDLRHEEKPANEAELRLNLQKIQDITRKIQRVPFPVIAAVHGYALGAGCEFALGCDLIIAAQDAEFGFPEVSVGLSVTGGISHILPITIGLVRAKELLFSGERFGASQALQLGLVNKVVDHKVLAEEADKWAKRLAELPQVALAKAKFALNRGAQCDLEAAFELEIEHALATVQTIESKQAAEGFRKKGSV
- a CDS encoding AMP-binding protein, translated to MQEIKSLTARAAKRWGEKIGLVFDEWNEQLSFKEIEDRSNQIANMLQVLGVGYGDRVAVMLRNQPEFPLTWLALAKLGANIVPININYKEYDAQYILHHSEAIVIVTSQEFLSLLQKIRPSLQTLQTILSVDQSDDPNVVDFRAMCETAPTTPTALTVFPETLVNIQYTSGTTGFPKGCMLSHEYWLTIANKMVEQHPHLTHSDVLLTAQPFYYMDPQWNLLGAIAVGAKLVVLDRFHPSTFWQKVRQYGVTFFYCLGIMPTLMVKAPRSPFDRENNVRTILCSAIPPHLHRELEERWGAPWYEVFGMTETGGDISVKPQDHDRLLGTGCIGKPDKDRTVRIVDTQNRPVSRGEVGELLLRGLGMMDGYYKDPDATCAAFQGGWFHTGDLVRMDEDGYIYYVGRKKEMIRRSGENISATEVEEVMKMHPAVQYAACLPLKDEIRGEEIKAYVVVKAGQTVSPHELISHCTEHLAYYKVPRYWEYRSELPRTPSERIAKHVLANEKADLRIGSYDRMDDTWR
- a CDS encoding M42 family metallopeptidase — its product is MNSWVKVLKELTEASGVPGQEQEVRELIRMHLEPLTEKVFTDNLGSIIGQKTGLANGPKIMMMGHMDEVGFMVTRVMKDGFIAFQPLGGWWSQVMLAQRVNIKTRKGDIVGVIGSKPPHLLSSEERKKVVEIERMYIDIGASSEEQAKELGIRPGDPIVPICPFTVMANDKMYMAKALDNRGGCLTAIEVMKQLQETDHPNIVFSGATAQEEVGCRGAFTSTYMVQPDLFIALETGITFDTPGRADSPNLPDIKCGGGPTIGLFDGSLVPNRKLRDLLFDTAEEEGIPYQYGAIAGAGTDAGAAHMVGKGAPSIVIAIPARYIHSHASILHHDDVENTVKLLTALVKKLDQKTVDWLKS
- a CDS encoding ABC transporter substrate-binding protein → MWIRKRESATFVSIVLSCFVLLAIVSGCDAPATKQGTDVGNKDASISEKKGGTITVAIGSEPDTLDVHKSTTLSTEGVALNLGGALLYRDPQTNEVNPHLAESYSISEDGKTWTFRIRKGVTFHDGTLLTAQAYKRTFERAMSPEIAPKGVGMVLGIIKSIKTPDDQTLILELNEPSATLLTYFTSASWMQPLSVDAVQKFGDQYGRNPVGVGPWKMEGWKSGDSITLIQNDAYRWATPFFKNQGAPRPDKLVLKLIRNPQTAVAALESGTIDIADLPAKDAKKFKNNDRFTVLEQTKRGLGLFVELNLKNEILQDKNVRKALQMAVKKEAIVQSHLQGEGIVADGPLPANLFGYDQSIAQYAYKYNPEEAVKLLEEAGWKLNAQGMREKAGKPLHLELLSMEVWSQPAQLMQGMFKAIGVDVKIITLEGSAVDQLTAAGTFDLALDGYVADDPDILFPFMHSSQIGGMNRSAIHDKTIDSLLEKGQVTMKSDDRAKIYEDLQKRAVEEAFWIPIYTEKRFVVVNNRVQGLMLDPSGLKWYQDVWVK
- a CDS encoding serine hydrolase domain-containing protein, producing MNNQEWIVSYEEFVRETMLGCKVPGAAIGVAKHGQLIYAKGFGYRDIEQGQVVTVDTLFGIASITKSFTAIAIMQLQEAGKLTVADPVSRFLPEFQVKTGSGGTEAITIHNFLTHSSGLPPLSCVDEALKRGINTYEELMTYMAQLEFPLLGAPGTEFSYSNDCYTLLGAIVERASGKPYSTYVKEHILQPAGMQHSCFSLAELHGYEDRTSLFETPPFQSSGGLKSTLTDMMRYTELFRTKGLIGKERILRTESVQQMITPYFRCEQNQYYGYGVAITPNFYGAVMLGHSGREKGIQAHMSIIPEYGLATVVLTNLSGSPAAALAHGTFHCIENRPAKSTHVTYKEYDLPTERLHEYAGEYGSMEGIHLQVSVDAGTLIITVDHSDSFSLKAIDEDVFLANVDGSDQTVRFIRDKNQTVIRMMGSYRQIPKRV
- the nikB gene encoding nickel ABC transporter permease, with amino-acid sequence MKQYLLNRVLSGVIVLLGISIFSFALVHFIPGDPVRIMIGEKATKAQVEQLREQMGLNQPLPHQYLTYMKKVIQGDFGTSLQTERPVIVEIMERFPATAKLAFAGIGIAVVIGLTMGMIAAKYKNTLLDFMLMAAASIGLSLPSFWLGLIVIMLFSVQLGWFPIAGGTGWKDLVLPACTLGVLSSAMISRLTRSGMVEVLSHDYIRTARAKGLRESIILFRHALCNVMIPVVTVVGLQIATLLGGAVIIEQVFNWPGIGTLAIGAISARDFPMIQGIVLLMGFIYVVVNMMVDLLYGLIDPRVDLITEKEGR
- a CDS encoding ABC transporter permease; this translates as MNDVSKTAAHGATHAKSPMFPTLAFWGEIKKQRAAKLSLVVLLLISAIGIVGPWIAPYDPTESNYDAFLQGPSAKHVLGTDAIGRDLLSRILYGTRVTLVVAVMAVGITVVAGTMIGVISAYVGGFIDHLLMRIMDILLALPGIILALAIVAALGPSQTNAMIAIGISSIPSFARLIRAATLVIMSSGYVEASRSIGTPSWWIILFQVIPNITNVLFVYMTLFVGGAILDTAALGFIGLGAQPPTPEWGTMLNEGKDYLSDAWWLATYPGLAITIVVLAVNRLGDALRDIFDPRTQK